The Nocardia arthritidis genome has a window encoding:
- a CDS encoding beta-ketoacyl-[acyl-carrier-protein] synthase family protein produces the protein MTSRRVVITGIEVVAPGGNGIDEFWKRICSAETATRQIDFFDPGAFRSRIAAQCDFDPAAAGLTPQEIRRLDRAAQFALVCARRSIIDSGLGRDTMPAERTGVCVGTAVGCTMNLEGEYVVLSNGGRRWLVDADYAVPHLYDFFVPSSMAAEIARDISAEGPVTVVSDGCTSGLDAVGHAVELIREGAADIMISGGTDAPISPVTVACFDAIKATSSYNDDPAHAARPFDRTRNGFVLGEGAAIFVLEEFERARARGARIYAEIAGFSSRSNAYHMTALRPDGVEMSSAIDAALAEARINAEQIDYVNAHGTATKQNDVHETAAFKRSLGAHAYHVPISSIKPIIGHSLGAVGSIEIAACALARYHGVVPPTANLNEADPALDLDYVPLVAREKDLNTILTVGSGFGGFQSAMVLTAGERATA, from the coding sequence GTGACTTCCCGGCGAGTGGTCATCACCGGTATCGAGGTCGTGGCGCCGGGCGGAAACGGTATCGACGAGTTTTGGAAGCGCATCTGCTCCGCCGAAACGGCGACTCGGCAGATCGATTTCTTCGATCCGGGCGCGTTCCGTTCCAGGATCGCCGCCCAATGCGACTTCGACCCGGCGGCGGCGGGGCTCACCCCACAAGAAATCAGGCGCCTCGACCGCGCCGCCCAGTTCGCGTTGGTGTGTGCCAGGCGATCGATCATCGACAGCGGGCTGGGCCGCGACACCATGCCCGCCGAGCGCACCGGAGTGTGCGTCGGCACCGCGGTCGGCTGCACCATGAATCTCGAGGGCGAGTACGTCGTGCTCAGCAATGGCGGTCGGCGTTGGTTGGTCGACGCCGATTACGCGGTTCCGCACCTGTACGACTTCTTCGTACCGAGCTCGATGGCGGCGGAGATCGCCCGCGATATCTCGGCCGAGGGGCCGGTCACCGTGGTGTCGGATGGCTGCACGTCGGGACTCGACGCGGTGGGACATGCGGTCGAGCTGATCCGCGAAGGCGCGGCGGACATCATGATCAGCGGCGGTACCGACGCGCCGATCTCCCCGGTCACCGTCGCGTGCTTCGACGCGATCAAGGCGACCTCCTCATACAACGACGATCCCGCGCACGCCGCACGGCCCTTCGACCGCACCCGCAACGGATTCGTGCTCGGCGAGGGCGCGGCGATCTTCGTGCTGGAGGAATTCGAACGGGCGCGAGCGCGGGGTGCCCGGATCTACGCGGAGATCGCCGGTTTCTCCTCCAGAAGCAACGCCTACCACATGACCGCGCTGCGGCCCGATGGCGTGGAGATGTCCTCGGCCATCGACGCCGCATTGGCCGAGGCCCGGATAAACGCGGAGCAGATCGACTATGTCAACGCCCACGGAACCGCGACCAAACAGAACGATGTGCACGAGACCGCGGCGTTCAAACGCAGCCTCGGTGCGCACGCCTATCACGTGCCGATCAGCTCGATAAAGCCGATCATCGGGCATTCGCTCGGCGCGGTGGGCTCGATCGAGATCGCCGCGTGCGCACTGGCCCGCTACCACGGCGTTGTGCCGCCGACGGCGAATCTCAACGAAGCCGATCCGGCGCTCGACCTCGACTACGTCCCGCTCGTCGCGAGGGAGAAGGACCTGAACACGATCCTCACCGTCGGCAGTGGGTTCGGCGGGTTCCAGAGCGCGATGGTACTGACCGCGGGGGAAAGGGCGACCGCATGA
- a CDS encoding GDP-mannose 4,6-dehydratase produces the protein MVAYWLEAAAAKRPLRVLGDPRTVRDYVYVDDVVEVMARIHRIACASGAESLPDVLNIGSGVPTSLMDMLAAVVTTVGGVVSVEFAGGRPFDRSDVWLDVTKARRCVGWSARTPLELGVQRTWAHLTRQRLVNGPDGRNE, from the coding sequence GTGGTCGCGTACTGGCTGGAGGCAGCGGCCGCGAAGCGGCCGCTGCGGGTGCTCGGCGATCCCCGCACGGTGCGGGACTACGTCTACGTCGACGACGTCGTCGAGGTCATGGCCCGGATCCACCGGATCGCCTGCGCATCGGGGGCCGAATCGCTGCCCGATGTGCTCAATATCGGATCGGGTGTGCCGACCTCGCTGATGGACATGCTCGCGGCGGTGGTGACAACGGTGGGCGGCGTGGTTTCGGTCGAGTTCGCCGGCGGTCGTCCGTTCGACCGTTCGGATGTCTGGCTCGATGTCACCAAAGCGCGACGGTGCGTCGGCTGGTCCGCGCGTACCCCGCTGGAGCTCGGGGTTCAGCGCACTTGGGCGCATTTGACGCGGCAGCGATTGGTCAACGGACCTGATGGTCGGAACGAGTGA
- a CDS encoding class I SAM-dependent DNA methyltransferase, with product MLTELMARAGQAALRGTPPNGKDYWAARFWDRESAERHPLLGDDFLLQKETIGAYLTRYGWDRRKSIEFACGTGEFTAMTAKLTAVERMVAVDISQQGLAIARSRVDHPSAEFIHGDFWADNAIGTADLVICVDAIHHLGDVGQVLSRIRSFLEPGGIFVGNLWTADNFHEFQRRRYGAAEHLARTAMFLGTALMIKCTNGRLRTGSYRTQLRRSEETVAILHDVFDAVLEVDTNRYFMSFVCRA from the coding sequence ATGCTGACGGAATTGATGGCCCGCGCCGGGCAAGCCGCGCTGCGGGGAACCCCGCCCAATGGCAAGGATTACTGGGCGGCGCGCTTCTGGGATCGCGAATCCGCGGAGCGGCACCCGCTCCTGGGCGATGACTTCCTCCTGCAGAAGGAGACGATTGGCGCCTACTTGACCAGGTACGGGTGGGATCGGCGAAAGTCGATCGAATTCGCCTGTGGTACTGGCGAATTCACGGCGATGACGGCCAAGCTCACCGCGGTCGAACGGATGGTGGCCGTCGACATCTCCCAGCAGGGACTGGCGATCGCCCGCAGCCGGGTGGACCATCCGTCGGCGGAGTTCATCCACGGTGACTTCTGGGCGGATAACGCGATCGGCACCGCGGACCTCGTCATCTGCGTGGACGCCATCCACCACCTGGGCGATGTCGGGCAGGTTCTGTCCCGGATCCGTTCGTTCCTCGAACCCGGCGGAATATTCGTCGGCAATCTGTGGACCGCCGACAACTTCCACGAATTCCAGCGCAGGCGCTATGGGGCGGCGGAACACCTGGCCAGGACCGCGATGTTCCTCGGCACCGCGCTGATGATCAAATGCACCAACGGCAGGCTGCGCACCGGTTCGTATCGGACCCAGCTGCGCCGGAGCGAGGAGACCGTTGCCATATTGCACGACGTATTCGACGCGGTCCTCGAGGTCGACACGAACCGGTACTTCATGAGCTTCGTCTGCCGGGCCTGA
- a CDS encoding methyltransferase, translating into MPDKSPSPEEFSPGALMGMIMGYSTAQYIRAFAQLRLADLLASGPRTSTDLVTELGANHDGLTRYLRACVTVGLVREENAETFRVTALGEQLRTGTKFHSLARAYPGPQNYLPYARIAETVMTGKPAAEAALGAGFWAYLDANPEESRYFGELMSFMSANSGTALADNFDLGRFNRIVDIGGSHGVMLSQLLEAAPHANGVLHDLPEVLPHARTYLDGKGMTDRVELVGGSFFEEVPPDGDLYILKSVLCDWDDERAAKILAAIADATKPGATLLVIDSVLPDEPHRDSPDDRFDAMAMMNFGVLLLVGGKVRTPSEFRELVTAAGFEVRQIRTIPDGPSGWNLVEAVRV; encoded by the coding sequence ATGCCGGACAAGTCACCGAGCCCCGAGGAGTTCTCACCCGGCGCGCTGATGGGCATGATCATGGGTTATTCGACGGCCCAATACATTCGGGCCTTCGCACAGCTGCGCCTCGCGGACCTGTTGGCGAGTGGACCGCGCACCAGCACCGATCTGGTGACCGAATTGGGTGCAAATCATGACGGGCTCACCCGATACCTGCGCGCCTGCGTAACCGTCGGACTGGTGCGTGAAGAGAACGCCGAGACCTTCCGGGTGACCGCGCTCGGCGAACAACTGCGGACCGGGACGAAGTTCCACAGCCTCGCACGCGCCTACCCCGGTCCGCAGAACTATCTACCGTACGCACGGATCGCCGAGACGGTCATGACCGGCAAGCCGGCCGCGGAGGCCGCCCTCGGTGCCGGTTTCTGGGCGTACCTCGACGCGAATCCCGAGGAGAGCAGGTACTTCGGTGAGCTGATGTCGTTCATGTCCGCCAACAGCGGCACCGCGTTGGCCGACAATTTCGACCTCGGGCGGTTCAACAGGATCGTCGACATCGGCGGCAGTCACGGAGTCATGCTGAGCCAGCTCCTGGAGGCCGCCCCGCATGCCAACGGAGTGCTGCACGACCTGCCCGAGGTGCTGCCGCACGCCCGTACCTACCTCGACGGTAAGGGCATGACCGACCGGGTCGAGCTGGTCGGCGGCAGCTTCTTCGAGGAGGTGCCGCCCGACGGTGACCTCTACATCCTGAAAAGCGTCCTGTGCGACTGGGATGACGAACGCGCGGCGAAGATACTGGCCGCCATCGCGGATGCGACGAAACCCGGCGCCACCCTGCTGGTGATCGACTCGGTGCTGCCGGACGAGCCACACCGGGATTCGCCCGACGATCGCTTCGACGCGATGGCGATGATGAACTTCGGGGTGCTGCTGCTCGTCGGCGGCAAGGTGCGGACGCCTTCGGAATTCCGGGAGTTGGTCACCGCCGCCGGATTCGAGGTCAGGCAGATCCGGACCATTCCGGACGGCCCGAGCGGATGGAACCTGGTCGAGGCGGTACGCGTCTGA
- a CDS encoding class I SAM-dependent methyltransferase — protein MSSVPENPVPTPERVAAGAAAYTRWTLAWYDFFVLGLVCRFVWRCRRELMLESYRRNIGARHLDLGPGTGYFLNRCGFTADSSARLVLVDLSATALGNAVSRVARLHPVIFRRNVLEPLDLGAERFDSAGLNLLLHCLPGGMKHKCRVFDHVLEYVEPGGRIFGSAVLAHGVSHTRIAEKMLASLNADETFDNSADSLAELDAELAARFDDYRLTVHGSIALFEATAS, from the coding sequence ATGTCCTCTGTTCCGGAAAACCCAGTTCCGACGCCCGAGCGGGTGGCCGCCGGCGCGGCTGCGTACACGCGATGGACGCTCGCCTGGTACGACTTCTTCGTTCTCGGCCTCGTCTGCCGGTTCGTGTGGCGTTGCCGTCGGGAGTTGATGCTGGAGTCGTACCGGCGCAACATCGGCGCGCGCCACCTCGACCTCGGCCCGGGAACGGGCTATTTCCTCAACCGGTGCGGATTCACCGCCGACAGTTCCGCTCGGCTCGTGCTCGTGGATCTCAGCGCAACGGCGCTCGGCAATGCGGTATCGCGGGTCGCCCGCCTGCACCCCGTGATCTTCCGGCGGAACGTGCTCGAACCACTGGACCTCGGCGCCGAGCGATTCGATTCCGCCGGTCTCAATCTCCTCCTGCACTGCCTGCCGGGCGGGATGAAGCACAAGTGCCGGGTCTTCGATCACGTACTGGAATATGTCGAGCCGGGCGGGCGGATCTTCGGCAGTGCGGTGCTGGCCCACGGCGTATCGCATACGCGGATCGCCGAGAAGATGCTCGCCTCACTGAACGCGGACGAAACCTTCGACAACTCGGCGGACTCGCTGGCAGAGCTCGACGCCGAACTGGCCGCCAGATTCGACGATTACCGGTTGACCGTGCACGGCTCCATCGCCCTGTTCGAGGCGACTGCCTCGTGA
- a CDS encoding methyltransferase gives MSENVVPPLPPAVVIHEMAYGLGAAAAVQAAANLGIADLIGDEPVGVAELAGKIGADADAMARLLRALTVHGVFRETTASTYAHTELSLLLRDDAEGSRRDMVRLAGAPWAWRLWPKLAEAVRTGTGMFEPTYGKNLWAHLAEDPSEFTLLFDRAMTAGNSLTAGPVADALDLTGVGLVADIGGGQGKLLRTVLRRHPDVAGVLFDLPSAIAEVDPELTGAGELAGRCRVVPGDCLREIPIAADVYLLKHVLHMWDDDTAVAVLRNVVTAARPGSRVVIVEQLLDRSPAARVAATIDLLMLLLTGGKERGEADFRELLDRAGLRFDGVTATGTILHLVTGTVRDA, from the coding sequence ATGTCGGAGAACGTGGTCCCGCCCCTGCCGCCCGCGGTGGTCATCCATGAGATGGCTTACGGTCTCGGGGCGGCCGCCGCGGTGCAGGCGGCGGCGAACCTCGGGATCGCCGACCTGATCGGCGACGAGCCGGTCGGCGTCGCCGAACTCGCCGGGAAGATCGGCGCGGACGCCGATGCCATGGCCAGACTGCTGCGGGCCTTGACCGTTCACGGCGTCTTCCGTGAGACGACGGCCTCGACATACGCGCATACCGAACTGTCGCTGCTGCTCCGGGACGACGCGGAGGGCAGTCGCCGGGATATGGTCCGGCTGGCGGGGGCACCGTGGGCATGGCGCCTGTGGCCGAAGCTGGCGGAAGCGGTACGAACCGGCACGGGGATGTTCGAGCCGACCTACGGGAAAAATCTGTGGGCCCATCTCGCCGAGGATCCGTCCGAGTTCACGCTCCTGTTCGATCGGGCGATGACCGCGGGGAATTCACTCACGGCCGGTCCGGTCGCCGACGCCCTGGACCTGACGGGTGTCGGCCTGGTCGCCGATATCGGCGGCGGCCAGGGCAAACTCCTGCGGACCGTACTGCGACGGCATCCCGACGTGGCCGGAGTGCTGTTCGACCTGCCCTCGGCCATCGCCGAAGTGGACCCGGAGCTGACGGGTGCGGGCGAGCTCGCCGGACGCTGCCGAGTCGTACCGGGCGACTGCCTGCGCGAGATACCGATCGCCGCCGACGTCTACCTGCTCAAACACGTGCTGCACATGTGGGACGACGATACGGCCGTTGCGGTCCTGCGAAATGTGGTGACGGCGGCTCGGCCGGGCAGCCGTGTCGTGATCGTCGAACAGCTGCTCGACCGAAGCCCGGCCGCACGCGTCGCCGCGACGATCGATCTGCTGATGCTGCTGCTCACCGGCGGCAAGGAACGCGGCGAAGCGGACTTCCGCGAGTTGCTCGACCGCGCGGGCTTGCGCTTCGACGGCGTCACCGCCACCGGCACCATCCTGCACCTGGTGACCGGAACCGTTCGCGATGCCTGA
- a CDS encoding aromatase/cyclase — protein MSNTSNVHAEASLTVVAPASTVYDLILDVAHWPRMIGHGLHAARLDSSETEDLVEYWALAGPDAVRTWRSRRVFDAVGLRIAFTHEQPEPPIGSGWGEWLLRESSSGETLVTLRHGFTVDTGDPELPERMRQGITRNTGIQLQALKAYAEATGDRVVEWEESLFLAGPIEPVYEFFHDADRWPDRVPRVTAVRSREQESDIQFLSVDMAGSSVRTVGSVRLCLPGDRIVYRLLDPVAPVISHTGSWVFESTAAGTTVIGSQRAVVDGTDPAFEASGGPVRRLLAECGQTFLHCVRDFAATRADAAF, from the coding sequence GTGTCGAATACCAGTAACGTCCATGCCGAGGCGTCCCTGACGGTCGTCGCCCCGGCGTCCACGGTCTACGACCTGATCCTCGACGTCGCCCATTGGCCGCGCATGATCGGTCACGGCCTGCACGCCGCTCGGCTCGACTCGAGCGAGACCGAAGACCTGGTCGAATACTGGGCGCTGGCCGGCCCGGATGCGGTGCGGACCTGGCGGTCCCGCCGGGTCTTCGACGCCGTCGGCCTGCGGATCGCATTCACACACGAGCAACCGGAGCCGCCGATCGGTTCGGGGTGGGGTGAGTGGCTGCTGCGCGAGTCATCCAGCGGCGAAACACTGGTCACCCTGCGGCACGGCTTCACCGTGGACACCGGCGATCCCGAGCTGCCCGAGCGGATGCGGCAGGGCATCACCCGCAATACCGGGATCCAGCTACAGGCGCTGAAGGCTTATGCGGAAGCGACCGGGGACCGGGTGGTGGAATGGGAGGAATCCCTGTTCCTCGCGGGGCCGATCGAACCGGTTTACGAATTCTTCCATGATGCCGACCGGTGGCCGGACCGTGTGCCGCGGGTGACGGCCGTCAGGTCGAGGGAGCAGGAATCGGATATCCAATTTCTCTCGGTCGACATGGCCGGGAGCTCGGTGCGGACCGTCGGGTCGGTTCGGCTGTGCCTGCCCGGGGATCGGATCGTGTATCGCCTGCTGGATCCGGTCGCTCCGGTGATTTCGCACACCGGCAGCTGGGTGTTCGAATCGACGGCCGCGGGCACCACGGTCATCGGCTCGCAGCGCGCGGTCGTCGACGGGACCGATCCGGCGTTCGAGGCCTCCGGTGGACCTGTGCGACGCTTGCTCGCCGAGTGCGGGCAGACGTTCTTGCACTGCGTGCGCGACTTCGCCGCAACGCGGGCCGACGCCGCGTTCTAA
- a CDS encoding SDR family NAD(P)-dependent oxidoreductase, whose translation MRNETLTGKIALITGASRGIGAAIAVELATCGSDIAVNYRSSEAEAASVAREITALGRRALPSRADVTDGDQVKAMVAHAERELGPLDVLVLNTSGSSGVPRGAMMSLEPEELIHHMAVQVRAALLPIYAVVPGMIERGGGAIVFVSDPFARAPREGTIGHALARAPIEAVAKTLAQELGPQGVRVNVVIPGVTRTPSLDWAAKGAFDSMAARIPLRRLGEPEDIARAVAMLASDELSYVTGAFLSVSGGSLIL comes from the coding sequence GTGCGAAACGAAACGTTGACCGGAAAGATCGCGCTGATCACCGGAGCTAGCAGGGGAATCGGGGCCGCGATCGCGGTGGAGCTGGCCACATGCGGCTCCGACATCGCGGTCAACTACCGAAGTTCGGAGGCCGAAGCCGCGAGCGTGGCCCGGGAGATCACAGCGCTCGGACGGCGAGCGCTGCCGAGCCGGGCGGATGTCACGGACGGCGACCAGGTGAAGGCGATGGTCGCACATGCCGAGCGCGAGCTCGGGCCGTTGGACGTGCTGGTTCTCAACACGTCCGGGTCCAGCGGTGTGCCGCGCGGCGCCATGATGAGTCTGGAGCCCGAGGAACTCATCCACCACATGGCCGTCCAGGTTCGTGCGGCCCTGCTGCCCATCTATGCCGTCGTCCCCGGAATGATCGAGCGGGGCGGCGGCGCGATCGTATTCGTCTCCGATCCTTTCGCCCGGGCGCCGAGGGAGGGCACGATCGGGCACGCGCTGGCGCGGGCGCCGATCGAGGCGGTGGCCAAGACGTTGGCGCAAGAACTCGGGCCGCAAGGCGTTCGAGTGAACGTGGTCATCCCGGGAGTGACTCGCACGCCCTCGCTGGACTGGGCGGCGAAGGGAGCGTTCGACTCGATGGCCGCGCGGATACCGCTTCGACGGTTGGGCGAGCCGGAGGACATCGCACGGGCTGTCGCCATGTTGGCCTCCGACGAACTGTCTTACGTCACGGGGGCTTTCCTTTCCGTCTCCGGCGGCAGTCTGATCCTCTGA
- a CDS encoding PadR family transcriptional regulator: MRTAILVLLAEQPLHGYQVIQQIEARSGGVWRPSPGSVYPTLQQLEDEGLVSASEVDGRKVYRLSDSGQALVEDRAEEFSTIWNSVTRDVDDGLMEVNGLTQQVMIAASQVTQIGSDAQLTAAAQILSETRRRLYQLLADGDAGKQE, from the coding sequence GTGCGCACCGCGATCCTGGTGTTGCTCGCCGAACAGCCGCTGCACGGCTACCAGGTGATTCAGCAGATCGAGGCGCGTAGCGGCGGGGTTTGGCGGCCGAGTCCGGGGTCGGTGTACCCCACGCTGCAGCAACTGGAGGACGAGGGATTGGTCAGCGCGTCCGAGGTCGACGGCAGGAAGGTCTACCGGCTGAGCGATTCCGGACAGGCGCTGGTCGAGGACAGGGCCGAAGAATTTTCCACCATCTGGAACTCGGTCACCCGCGACGTCGACGACGGCCTGATGGAGGTCAACGGCCTCACCCAGCAGGTCATGATCGCGGCCTCGCAGGTCACCCAGATCGGCTCCGACGCGCAGCTGACCGCGGCCGCCCAGATTCTGTCGGAGACCAGGCGGCGGCTGTATCAACTACTCGCCGACGGGGACGCCGGGAAGCAGGAATAG
- a CDS encoding MDR family MFS transporter, producing the protein MSTTSSTGLGQDESVAPAMSRGRIWLVFGGLMLGMLLTALDQTVSTAMYTIVGELDPVHGIERLPWVVTAYLLASVATQPLFGRFADSYGPKPLYLVAMGLFVAGSAWAGFAHSLTELIAARVVQGLGAGGAMVLAMAVTAIMLPPQDRAKYAGIGFPVMTVANVVGPLLGGFFTQPHAFLWTSTSWRWVFLINLPLGVLGILLVALLLRAPAERTPHRIDYLGVAFLVSGTSALLIVAQWGGKQYAWSSATILGFSAVGAILIALFVWRQGRAAEPIIPLRLFRNSTFRVAVPISFIVGFATFGSIIYVALYLQVANGLTPTEAGLNMLPMTLGMGVGSVFTGRLISKLNRYRIFGIVGSGAAAVFLGLLGLLSPDTPLWLLGVDLFLFGVGLSQIMQVPVLAVQNSVPITEMGTAMAGVMFPRVVGGAFGTAVLSALLLNLLSANLPEQLRADASNTVSPSVLGTLPADLRKVVVDAFVSATNTVFVVAALLMVLAFLLTLLLKEPSGGLRGRPAPPPAD; encoded by the coding sequence ATGAGCACGACATCTTCGACGGGGCTCGGGCAGGACGAATCGGTGGCCCCCGCGATGAGCAGGGGGCGCATCTGGCTGGTGTTCGGCGGCCTGATGCTCGGCATGCTGCTCACGGCGCTGGATCAAACGGTGTCCACCGCCATGTACACGATCGTCGGCGAACTGGATCCGGTACACGGCATCGAACGTCTGCCCTGGGTGGTGACGGCTTATCTACTCGCATCCGTCGCCACCCAGCCGCTGTTCGGCAGGTTTGCCGATTCCTACGGACCGAAGCCGCTGTACCTGGTGGCGATGGGTTTGTTCGTCGCCGGTTCGGCCTGGGCCGGCTTCGCGCACAGCCTGACCGAGCTCATCGCCGCGCGAGTGGTGCAGGGCCTCGGCGCGGGTGGTGCCATGGTCTTGGCCATGGCGGTTACCGCGATCATGCTTCCGCCGCAGGACCGGGCGAAGTACGCGGGCATCGGTTTCCCGGTGATGACGGTGGCCAACGTGGTCGGCCCGCTGCTGGGTGGATTCTTCACCCAGCCGCACGCCTTCCTGTGGACCTCCACCTCGTGGCGCTGGGTCTTCCTCATCAATCTGCCGCTCGGTGTGCTCGGAATCCTGCTGGTGGCCTTGCTATTGCGGGCACCGGCCGAGCGAACTCCGCATCGGATCGACTACCTCGGAGTCGCATTCCTCGTCAGCGGTACGTCGGCACTGCTGATCGTCGCGCAGTGGGGCGGTAAGCAGTACGCCTGGAGTTCCGCCACCATCCTCGGTTTTTCCGCGGTCGGCGCGATCCTCATCGCACTGTTCGTGTGGCGCCAGGGCCGGGCCGCCGAACCCATCATTCCGTTGCGGTTGTTCCGCAACAGCACCTTCCGAGTCGCCGTGCCGATCTCGTTCATCGTCGGCTTCGCGACCTTCGGCTCCATCATCTACGTCGCGCTTTACCTCCAGGTGGCCAATGGGCTCACCCCCACCGAGGCGGGGCTGAACATGTTGCCGATGACGCTCGGCATGGGTGTCGGTTCCGTTTTCACCGGGCGGCTGATCTCGAAACTGAACCGGTACCGAATCTTCGGCATCGTGGGATCCGGGGCGGCGGCCGTCTTCCTCGGCCTGCTCGGTCTGCTCAGCCCGGATACCCCGCTGTGGTTGCTCGGCGTCGATCTGTTCCTGTTCGGCGTCGGTCTCAGCCAGATCATGCAGGTTCCGGTACTGGCCGTGCAGAACTCGGTGCCGATCACCGAAATGGGTACGGCCATGGCCGGCGTGATGTTTCCCCGAGTGGTCGGCGGCGCCTTCGGGACCGCCGTGCTCAGCGCGCTGCTGCTGAACCTGCTCTCGGCGAATCTGCCGGAGCAGCTCAGGGCCGATGCGAGCAATACGGTGAGCCCCAGCGTGCTCGGCACGCTACCGGCCGATCTGCGCAAGGTCGTCGTCGACGCGTTCGTCAGTGCGACGAATACGGTGTTCGTCGTGGCCGCGCTGCTGATGGTGCTGGCCTTCCTACTCACCCTTTTGCTGAAAGAACCGTCGGGCGGACTACGCGGCCGCCCGGCCCCGCCCCCGGCGGACTGA
- a CDS encoding nucleotide disphospho-sugar-binding domain-containing protein has product MRVLFTSFAWPSHYYPMAPLGWALRAAGHEVRVASTPALTETIIQTGLPAVSVGTDIDIAGRSKRGELGDWHNEKRWPTDQDKLNAGQQTLITNIANMMFEVAGAMSGDLVDFARAWQPDLLIHDPQTFAGPVAAQALGIPSLAHMAGSPSAPGLKLQESGTPPPPGWGELFARFGVEPRMGPSAWIDPCPPSMRKPAAAARLSVRYVPFNAPGVEPAWLLERSARPRVCITWGTSTVRMMSSGMTELLHQAIDAVTGLDVDVVLAVTAATRRELGTIPPGVRVAESLPLYMLMPSCQAIVHQGGVGTALTAALYGVPQLSVTQIPEQMITGDVFAASGAGRHLLHNESTVERIRAHVVALLEDQSCRDGADRLRAEMLAMPTPAELVPDLLEAAAGHALAPR; this is encoded by the coding sequence ATGCGGGTCTTGTTCACGTCGTTCGCGTGGCCGTCGCACTACTATCCGATGGCACCGCTCGGATGGGCCCTGCGTGCCGCCGGACACGAGGTCCGGGTCGCGAGTACGCCGGCGCTCACCGAAACGATCATCCAGACCGGGCTGCCCGCGGTTTCGGTCGGCACGGATATCGATATCGCGGGCCGGTCGAAACGCGGCGAACTCGGTGACTGGCACAACGAGAAGCGGTGGCCGACCGACCAGGACAAGCTGAATGCCGGCCAGCAGACGCTGATCACCAACATCGCCAACATGATGTTCGAGGTCGCCGGCGCGATGTCCGGCGACCTGGTCGACTTCGCTCGGGCGTGGCAACCGGACCTGCTCATCCACGATCCGCAGACCTTCGCCGGTCCGGTGGCCGCGCAGGCGCTCGGGATTCCGTCACTGGCCCATATGGCGGGCTCGCCGTCGGCCCCCGGGCTGAAGCTGCAGGAGTCCGGCACGCCACCGCCGCCGGGCTGGGGCGAGCTTTTCGCGAGATTCGGTGTCGAACCGCGGATGGGTCCTTCGGCGTGGATCGACCCGTGTCCGCCCAGCATGCGAAAACCGGCCGCGGCGGCGAGGCTTTCGGTTCGGTATGTGCCCTTCAACGCGCCCGGCGTCGAGCCTGCGTGGCTGCTGGAACGGTCCGCCCGCCCGCGGGTCTGCATAACCTGGGGCACCTCGACGGTCCGGATGATGAGCAGCGGGATGACCGAGCTGCTGCACCAGGCGATCGACGCGGTGACCGGGCTGGACGTGGACGTCGTGCTCGCCGTTACCGCGGCCACGCGGCGGGAACTGGGCACGATCCCGCCCGGCGTGCGGGTGGCGGAGTCGTTGCCGTTGTACATGCTGATGCCGAGCTGCCAGGCGATCGTCCACCAAGGTGGGGTCGGCACCGCGTTGACGGCCGCGCTGTACGGCGTTCCCCAGTTGTCGGTCACCCAGATCCCCGAGCAGATGATCACCGGGGACGTCTTCGCCGCCAGCGGCGCCGGTCGGCATCTGCTGCACAACGAGAGCACGGTCGAGCGGATCCGGGCGCATGTCGTCGCGTTGCTCGAAGACCAGTCCTGCCGGGATGGCGCGGACCGGCTCCGCGCCGAAATGCTGGCGATGCCGACCCCCGCCGAGCTGGTGCCGGATCTGTTGGAGGCGGCCGCGGGCCACGCACTGGCCCCACGCTGA